TGTCCAACATGCATCAGGCTCAGGTCGCATCAGGAATGTACGATCCCTACGCTGACAAACACATGTTGGACATCGAGCAGGCTATCGCAAAAGCCCGTCAGGCCCTGCTTGAGCAGAAACAAACCATTGCCGCGGTGTTAAGCCAGGTACCCTCGTCGATCTCGATGACAGATAACTTGTCGGTAAGCCCAAGGCAGTTTCCGGTGATCAGCGCCACGCCGCTCGCGTTCCAGGGTAGCTACCTGGTGTCGGATTTTGACGAGCTGGTTCGTGCTATTTTGTTGGCCAGCCATGTGGGGCTGATCGGCAACAGCGACAAGAACGCCTTGATACGCGACGCGGCCCGGGTGGTGCGCAGTGTGTTTGATAAGTCGCGACGCTATCGATTCACTGGATTGACGAGAGCAGATTATGTGCTCGGCGGTGCAAAAGTGTTGGCCACCATCGAGCGCCACGGCGAGCTGTCGACAGCGATACTGGACGGCACCCTGCGCTCACAGTTCTCCCCTCCTCTGCCCAAAGCACAGCTGGATGCCATGAATGAGGCGCTGGCAACGCGGGCAGGTCTGGCCGCCGGACACCCCCCGATCAACACAGTGACTGACGCAGTACCTGCTACCGAAGAGCTGAATGACGCGGGTGAGGAAGTGACTGGGGCAGTGATCAATGGAGCTACGAAGATGACTGAGGCAGGGGTATCTGACATCGAGGCCGAGGCGTGATTCGCGTCTACACCCCCGCAAACGATGTCTCCCCAGAGCTGCTGTCACAGGCCGCAAACGTTCCCTCCCTAAAAGGCCTTTTTCCTTTTAAGGGTAAGGGGAGAATCGCGCTATTGGGTGTGCAGGCCGAGGAGTCCCGTGAGGGGCTCCTGGTCCTGGGTCGGTATATCGTCCGGCAGTCGGAGGAGTTGAACTATGTCTGGCAGCTCGGTGCGATTCTACGACTGCAGCGGGCAGGATCTGGGGCAACTTTTCTGCGCTGGCGTTTGCCGGATCACCAAGCTGGGCAGAGTGGCGTACCGTTGTGGGCGTCGGTCATGCAAAAACAGGTCGATGCCAGCGTGCGTCGGTCACTGCTGGCTATGGAGCAGGATCGTGTGGCGTTCAATCTGCAGATGAGTATCTGCAGCACGCTGATCCGGCAGGCTACCGATGGGCTGACGAAGATGGAGTCGGCAGAAAACGTGTGGAGTGAGGAGCGGGTATGACTGATAAAAACTCACGCGGGAGTATATTGGATGATCTGGATCAGTTTTTTGGCACGCTGGGCGTGTTGATCGCATGTGTGATCATCTGCTGGGTCTTCATCATTCCTGGTTGGCACAGCCGGGTAGATGCAGGGCGTGTTCAGCTACATGAGGTGTCCGAGCAACTGGAGCATCATCCGCTAGTTAAACAACTCAGGGATGCAAGTGTGGTTCGCATTGAGTCAGAGTCATCGGGATTTGAACCTGGTACAACGACAGCCACTGTGACATTGCGCGATGGAGCAGAACGAGTGATCGAATTTCAAGCGTTCGCGCTATTTGATGTATTTCCGGGTGAGAGCATCACCAGTCGCACAGGCAGCGCGTTTGTCGCACGCTGCATTGCTCAGCATCTGGTCATTGATCTTCAGGAAAAGACGCCTGTCGTCACCGTCACAAAGGACTGTGGCCATTACGAGAACCGGGATACCGTACCGCCTGCAGCGATGATGTCGATAGCGAAAGTCGCAGTGGATCAGGTGCTGAACAAGATATTGCTCGGGCTGCCTCTGGTAGAGGCTCACACCCAAGTCAGCCAGTAGCTGAGGCGGCGCCCGGCCCCTACGGGGCTAGCATGTCTGTGGGTGTCCTACCGAACGCCCCGTGGGGTGGCTGGGCACCGCTGGCCCCTGCGGGGCTGGCATCACGTCTGGCCACTGCGTGGCCGGTGGTGCGATTCGTTCCGTGTTTTCCTCCTGCCCTTCCGTTGCTTTCTGCCGCTGCTGATGAGTTGTCTGTGGCGGCATTCCTTCCTGTTCCCGTGAGGGTTCTCTGCGGTATTTGTCGCTGTCTTTTCTGATCCTGTGCCTCGTTGATATGTGATGTGCACAGGGGATGAGGTGGGGA
This genomic interval from Pokkaliibacter sp. MBI-7 contains the following:
- a CDS encoding PFL_4669 family integrating conjugative element protein, translated to MSDSAISVTSPQLGALRSTITIQLHTHHACRLWEGVNINGDNAADESNTRPFSRPGMRVFMSNMHQAQVASGMYDPYADKHMLDIEQAIAKARQALLEQKQTIAAVLSQVPSSISMTDNLSVSPRQFPVISATPLAFQGSYLVSDFDELVRAILLASHVGLIGNSDKNALIRDAARVVRSVFDKSRRYRFTGLTRADYVLGGAKVLATIERHGELSTAILDGTLRSQFSPPLPKAQLDAMNEALATRAGLAAGHPPINTVTDAVPATEELNDAGEEVTGAVINGATKMTEAGVSDIEAEA
- a CDS encoding DUF3158 family protein, with amino-acid sequence MIRVYTPANDVSPELLSQAANVPSLKGLFPFKGKGRIALLGVQAEESREGLLVLGRYIVRQSEELNYVWQLGAILRLQRAGSGATFLRWRLPDHQAGQSGVPLWASVMQKQVDASVRRSLLAMEQDRVAFNLQMSICSTLIRQATDGLTKMESAENVWSEERV